AGGCAGGTGTGATCAGGGGGCCAGCAATGGCATCAGCTCTTCTGTGGGCCCATCACCTGCCAGGTCTCTACGTGCACACAGCACCTACCTGGGGAGGAGGCCTGGTAGCTTATATCATTTCCGTCTCTCTCTGGAACCGCAGTGTGGCACGCGCACCACAGGGTAAGAAATTCCTCTATATAGTCTTTCGTGGGCTGTAAGAAAGGGACAGAGCTAGTGAGCGTCTTCCAACGCAAACGCCCCTCCACCCCGCATCACGTGAGAGTCGCATGCAATCTGCAATTAGTACCAACTGAGGTTTCACTTCAGGTCCATACTGTCAGGCACCAGCTAAAAACCATACCGTGCATTCAAAATGGAGTGGAGAGGGTGCTGAGTCAGGGACAGTGCAGGGGGCTGGGAGACCGCAGAGAAAACAGGGGGAACCTGCACTTTGGGAGCTTCTGTTCTCCTTGGGGAGACAGGCTCTCTCAAAGCTGGAGGAAACAAGTAAGGGATGTGATAGAGAAGACAGGGGCCTATTTTAGGTAggtgatcaggaaaaaaaaatatttaaatgtttaaattaagCCCTAAATAGAAAGGTTAGTTGTGGGTGTTAGTGTACCTGTGTGGTGGCACACACCAGACAAAGGTTGTAGCACCTTCCCAGGCCCCAAAGTCGGGACAAAGATTCATTGTTAGTGGAGCTTCAAGACAAGCGTGACCCCAGCATCTTGAGCCTCGGGCTCAATGATACAGAAGGaggtaggagagagagaggaccacagtagtgagtttggattttatcttaAGTGTGGTCCAGTCCTTGGGAGGGTCTTAAGCAAAGGAAGAACATGTACAGGTTTGCATTTTGAaagatcacttttatttttaagaagatcAAGATTTCAAATCAGGTAGATCAACATCTTAAAATAGATAAGTGCAGATATTGGTAGCATACAATAGAACCAAAGAGTTTAAAAGCAGATAGAGACAGGATTTCATAGATTGCTACACAGTAGAAAATTCTTGTATAATGTCTGAATTCACTTACACTCAAGTTCAGGCCTCAGTTCATAATTTTGGTGTAAAATCCCTTGCTTATTATATTAACACCAAAACTTTTCAAGACTTTCTCTTCCTTCTAGAAAACCATATGCATGTTTTAAAGTTATATAGCATTACCCTGTTGACTTAGAGGGAAAACAGCAGACTTACATGGTCATTCTCAAAGTTCTGCAATAATGTTGGGTCATTGAATTCATAGAACTCTGGGACGGGACAAGGTGACTGACTGAGGAAGGATAGATAAGATTCGTTTTAACTAAAAGTTCCTGGTGGTACCAGTCAATAATCAAGCAGATCTAAATCAAACACAGTCCCATCTTCTGTTTTCACTAAGTCACACTTCCAGCTAGTTAAATATTTAGGGTTCTGTCAAATTATACATCCTCGGGCtttcccggtggcgcagtggttgagaatctgcctgccaatccaggggacacaggttcgagccctggtctgggaagatcccacatgccgcggagcaactgggcccgtgagccacaattactgagcctgcgcgtctggagcctgtgctccgcaacaagagaggccgcgatagtgagaggcccacgcaccgcaatgaagagtggcccccgcttgccgcaactggagggggccctcgcacggaggcgaggacccaacacagccgtaaataaataaatagataaaattaaaaaaaaaaaaaaagagatatactttaataaaaagaaaaaattatacatCCTCCCAGGTCTTGAGCTGCAAAATGGCATTAGAAAATGCTTAAACTTGTGTTGAAAACTGTACAGTTATACAGAGTTTGAAGCAAAGTAAATTGCCACGAAAGCAGTAAATTGAAGACTAGATTCTGGGTTCTTTGAATATCCCATGGGAAAGATCTAGGGGAGCTTCCTGGGAACTGCCACTGGGGGTGTGGACAAGGGGGCTGTGTTATTACACGCCAGTGCGCTGGCACTGATAAAAAGTCCACCACAAGGGAAAGGAATAGGGGCAAAGGAGAAAAGACCGTATCTAGTTACCTTAAGTTTTCTTCACCAGCAGCACTTCTGTCTGACTGATTTCTAAGGGAAAATGAGAGAGGAAATACGATGGTTACAGGctataaatataaaactctttAGGAATTCTAATCATGTATAAAAGCAGACATaaaccatatttttttaaaaactgcaagtTTTCATATAAAATACATTAAGTTGCAACCTCATTATCTCATTCAGATATAGCTATAGTATTATAGGTTCAGATAGGTTTTGGAGTAAATAAAGGCTACTTaattttgttaagaaaaaaaatgagaacttcCAATAGAGTATGGCAATAAAAACACTTACCCATAAATTATACCAGCAATGGTACACTTCTTAAATGTCATAATATTGCACGTGAGGGTCCCTGTTTTATCAGAGAATAAGTATTTCACCtatgcaaagaagaaatacattttaaatttaactaaacaaagaaaaattaacacgataaatataaatttaaaatgtatttagagaGCAAAGATGGTGTTCTTTCTCTTTAAATCCTCAAATTACGTGAATTTTTAGAAAACAAGAAGTTCAGTCTATAAGAATTCTATATGTaatatttgtttctttcagaAGCCATACTCTTCTTTGTTGTACACTGGAGGTGAAATTCTATGGTAACACACAAAGTAAACTCCAAGTCATCAAACCTAAGAAATTCAGAAGTCCAAGTTCATTTTCCTGCCACAAGAAATCTCATTAAAAGTACCTAGAAAACACTAAGTAGATAGACACTGgtatactgatatatatatatatatatatatatatatatatatatatatatatgtatatctcagatgaaaaagaaaaccaaacccaAAGCCATTTTAATCATGATCACAAGTATAATACTCCTTTTAAAGACAAATGGAAATTCTGTAGGTGATCATTTCTGTCCAACAAATACTGCAAAGCAATGTGGAGTTAAACAGTTTTAAGATCTTTGTATTATTCAGAAAGAATAGATGGATACCAACTAACTATTTGTTAAATAAAGTCACCAGAAATGATAATAAACGGCAGAAGCTTTCACATAAgctttcaaaaacatttatttgtttttatttttagaaacaactgatttttgtatactgattttgtatcatgcaactttGCTGGATTTATTATTGCTTACaggtttttggtggagtctttagggttttctgtacatttcatgtcatctaccaaaaaagacagctttaattcttcctttctgatttggatgccttatatttatttttcttgcctaattactgtggctaggacttccaatactaagCTGAACAAAAGTAGTGTgagtaggcatccttgttttatttctgattttagaggaatAACTTTCAATTTTTCATTGAGTATAATTTCAACTGTGAGCTTGTCATATAcaccctttattatgttgaaatatgttccctctatagtCACTTTGTTGacatttttatcatacatggatgttgaattttgtcaaatgctttttctgcatctattgagatgattacatgattcttatcatttttttaaatttatttatttaatttatttatttttgcctgcaataggtcttcgttgctgcatgcagggttttctctagttgcagcaagtgggggcttactcttcattgtggtgcatgggcttctcatcgtggtggcttctctagttgcagagcatgggctctaggcacgtgggcttcagtagttgtggcatgtgggctcagtagttgtggcacatgggcttagttgctccgcggcatgtgggatctccctggaccagggatcaaatccatgttccctgcattggcaggaggattcttaagcactgcaccaccagggaagccctccctcattttgttaatgtggtgtatcacactggtcaatttgtggatgttgaaccagccttgcactCCTAGAAtaaatcatgatgtatgatcctgtcaatgtattgttgaatttgatttgccaatattttgttgaggatttttgcatccaagGTTATCagggatactggcctgtaattttcttttcttgtggtgtccttgtctTTGCTGGTAAATGGTGAAACCAGGATTCACACTCAGGAAGTTTAACTCCAAAATTCTGCCTTTCACCATAATTTATATGTGGCCTCCAATTAATTGAAAGATGGAAAATCATAATctagtaaaaaaaatatattgagaacAAAAAGTAGGTAGAAAAAAAGTAACAATTACAAGTCTTTCTCCTTTTAGGTACTATACAACTGTGAGAGTTGTtgtaccttgtttttttttttttttcagctttcctgtagtataattgacaaataatcgtggcaatttttaaaagtgaattttaaCTTGTAAAGATGCCAGTGTCATTTAAAAGGTAACCAACATCTGTCTGTTGGTAACCTGGCATCATTCCTGCCTCTTTCTATTGAATGGCAGGGTCCAGAGGCCCGAGGCTATGTTTCTCCCAATCTCTTGTCAGCAGGTTAGATTCTACCATTGAGAGGAATTTTCAGTAAAGAACTAGAAGTTCTACTACTTCCCTTCTGGCAGCTGTGGGCAGATGCATGGGTGTGGCAGGTATGAAATTTTGCAGCACTTTCTGGATGCTTCCCTGTGGGTCACCTGCCTTAGGGAAGCATAATCACGGCCACCCCCCAGGCTCCAGGGTCCCTGTGGCTCCCTCAAAGCTAACTGAAACCCTGGGAGCTCCCAGCAGCTTTTCCTGCCTGTCCCTCCAGCTCTTCCACTCTTTCATAAGCGCATAATAACCTGTATTTAGTCTGTTCTACTTGCAACCCAGGGtgcaatattattaatatttgaaCAAACTGTACTTCTGAAGCTCCACGTGGGTGTCATACTCTCTATAGCCCGTGGCTAAATTTGGCACTTGAACTCTGCACGTGCTCTCCCTGAATCCACCTTCTGTGAAGCTCCCATCGTACTTCTCAGCCCTGGAGAGGCCCTCACCTGCCCGAGCTCTTCATTGAGATTGGATGTTCTGGCCGTGGCGTAGACATTATTGCCCTTAAAATGCATATCTTCATCCtgcaggaaacaaacaaaatagccaAGCCACACAATCAGAACTAGGCTCAAAATTTTTTCAGGAAATCTGTACTGCCACTGATCTTCCAATGTGCTTGACATTTAGAAAAAATTCACAGTGGAGAGTCTAGAATACTTGGTTTTGGACCCGTATGTGCTAGTTCCTCACATAGGTTGGCAGTCGATTCAGGAGAAGCAAAGCCACGTGGAAACAAACATCGAGGTGATTCGGAAGACGTGgctttcaaatcctggctctgcctcagacacgctgtgtggccttgagtgtGTCTCAGTTACTACATCTATCAAATGGGAGCAGTAACAGGGACCTCGCAGCACTACTCATAGAGCTACTGCAAAAATCAAATGAGGAGACAAATATTTGAAAGGACTTTGTCTAATTTTGTGGTTGCTAAAATAATATTCCCTTCCAAATGATGGTAGTTCATCGACCTATTGGGAGAATCATGTTCAGGTGACATCCAgcaagaattttaaagaaaaatatttttaaaaacaactaaaagTTACAACCCGacattcaaattggaaaatttGTTCAGTCACAACTTACGAAGCATTAACTTCAGTCAACACATGGTTGTCACCTAAGaaatctttttcttaatttgaagGAACTCTGGAACAGCTTTGTTTCTGTCATTCTTGCCAAGCTCTGTAAATCTATTGTAAGTCTACTGGACTCTCCTCCTCTGTGAGTATCTTAAGTTTCAATGGTTGACTATTTCTCTACACTTGCTACTAAGCCGCTATCTCTTAAATATTCCTTATCGGCTAGAAAaaatatatggggaaaaaaaaaaagatgtcctcAAGAGTGATGCAGAGGCACCCAGGCACTGCTGAGTCAACGTGACACCCGTGCTTGGCTCTCCTGTCCAAGACACAGCTGGCCCAGCAGCTGCACTGGCCCCGTCACAAAAACTCAGTTACACTGATTCTTGAAACCAAAGCCATAGCTCAAGAGAgaattttcttaacttcctgATTTTAATACTCACCCAGTTTATAAACAGGGCCTGAATGTATTTCGCAATTTCCAGAGTGGCCAGCAGAATTATGGGGATGAAATTATGGTACAGAATGACGAACGCCAAAATGTCAAACCCAAAGCTGTGGCAGTCGTAATCTGTGGAAGAAAATGAGAGGGACCACATTGCAGCTTCAGGTAATACCCTTATCCACCTTTGTTTTCATTAtgacatttttaaattgtggaatttttctccatgaaaattattaaaagtataaTTAAGTGGACACAGttataaaatggtttttaaaatattagttaagCACCAACCAACCAGGTATCAGTCATAGGGTATATGGGAAGCATGGAGATACAAGCTCTAGTAAGACACAGATCCTGCCCTCAGGAAACTTTGGAGGCAGCTTGAAAAAGTAGGACAAGTCAGGAACTACAGCAGGATGAGTTCCATGAAGTGCTGAACATGGAGTGTAGCAGCAACAACACAAAGTTGGGGGCGCAGAAAGGGGTCTTGGAGAAGCTGGTGAGCAAAGCATTGAAGAAGGGAACTTGTTAAATGCAGGAAACGAGGAGGAGGGAATGAGGAGGACTTTTTAGCTAGAAGTAACAGTAGTTTTGAAGTCAAAGAgatattataatgatttttaaaactcaggtaaagaaggaaagggaagcccccctcaaaaaaaatgaatatgatgCTTTGTAATACGATGTTAGTGACATACTCATTTTCAAAGAGGTAGTATGTTTGAGAGAATAATTTTCCAGTAAGAATTCAACCTAATTTCAaggaaatttactaaaaaaatatctagaaagtgTTCAGAGGATATACAAACTGCCttacatgtgtctttctgaaaacTTGCGTCTCAGTCTCACACAGTAAATTTATATGGTTGAATTATGGGAGGAGGGGTAATAACTGAAAAGAGCTAAACACAAAGTAAGTTGTAAAGAAGATTAGTTTAAACACAAATCTGTATAAatatagacaaaataaaataattttaagttaaaattttatattcatttttctaaacaggagcatatttgtaatttagaacGATACTAGCAAAATCTAGATTTCTAAATGCCATCAATCTAAAAAGCAGATTCCATTCACCATCCATCACATATATTCAAACTCTTATCACCTGGAGTTCACTCATTTTCCTTTATTTGCCACGATTATACTTTTATAGTTACTCTATTACTTTATGGTCATAAATcattcttttaagaaaattagAGGCAGATATTACTATGAGTACTTTatggacagagaaacagagacaaaatgtTTAGTGCTTTGCTAAATTTAATAATTACTAAAAATACAGTTATAACTTTAACTACtcaatatctttttcttctcttggatTAGAATAGCCTGGGCAGAGTAATGTAGCTGGACTCAATTATAGGTTCTTATTCCAAATAAGCCACTAACTTCCTCTGTGCTTTTCAGTAAATGTAGAGAATCTGTTTCACTTTTGTAAAACAAGAGGTTGGactagaaaactataaaattctgtttagctctaaaattttttattttagccaataAATTAATTACTTAGTTCCTATTATGAAAAGGCACTGCTCTTGGAGTTAAAGAtataatgattcttttttttttttagaaatatggGTACTGCATTGGAGGCATCGTAGCATCTGAAATTATTGCTatcaagctttattttttaaattaattaattaattaattaatttttttggctgtgttgggtcttcgtttctgtgtgagggctctctctagttgtggcaagcggggaccactcttcatcgcggtgcgcgggcctctcactgttgcggcctctcttgttgcagagcacaggctccagacacacaggctcagtaattgtggctcacgggcctagttgctccgtggcatgtgggatcttcccagatcagggctcgaacccgtgtcccctgcattggcaggcagattctcaaccactgcgccaccagggaagcccgatataaTGATTCTTGCCCTCAAAAATTCACAGCCTAGTTGGAGGGTGCAGGGACAATAATTACGAAACATGGAAATGGAATTAAGAATATCATTATAGAAGCCAAAGAGGGCTCCTAACTGAAGAAAGGAGGGGGGGGCAGGTAAGTCACAGGAAATGCTACCAGAGAAGGCAATGCATCATCTTGGTCTGAAAGGTGTCCAGACACACATGTGAAgcagaaagagcactggactaGAGGCCTGGAGACGATCAACAGGCTGATGGATGGAAGCATGGTGAAAAAGACAAAAGCGGTCCTCTGTGAACAGAGACTAAGTGCTAAGGAAGAAGTGGTGAGGTATCAAGTGATGGAGATAAGGTTAGCTTATAAAAGTCATGACATGCCACATGACAGGAGATTTATCTGGACCCTGTAGGCCAGGGGTCAGGAAGACACTTTTTCGAacagccagatggtaaatattttaggctttgtggaccatACAGTCTTGTtgaaactactcaactctgctgttgtatcatgaaaaagcaataaataatacACAGATGAATAAACACAGTatgaactaacacaccattgtaaagcaattatactccaataaagatgttaaaaaaaaaacatgaaattttaacatcaaaaaaaataaaataatttttaaaaaacccaaaaacacagtgtggctgtgttccaataaaactttatttacacaaaCAAGCAGTGGGCCGTTGGATGGTAGTTTACCAACTCAGTGCAGGCACTAAGACATCACTGAATCCGCTGCACGTACTCATTACTACTTTTTATATGCATCCTTCTGGAAACTATGTGAAGAATGAATCTGAGtagaacttgactgaggtttgagcaATCAGTTAGGAAACGTTGGTGGTAGTCCAGGGATGAAGAGGAGAGAGCCTACAGAGAAAAGATTGGAAAGGTAGACTCAGCAAGACCTTGGGACTGATTGGATGATGAAAGCCATGGGGGTGGAAGTGGGGAAGAGAGGAGCAAACTGAGAAGGAGATAAGTGTGACCTTTATGTTTCCAGCTTGGATGATTGTCAGATGCTGGTACCACACTTAAATGGAGAATATTGAAAAGAGAGCCTGGTTTGGGGGAAAAAGATGAATTTTGCTTTGTACACACTGAGGTAAGAAGCCTACATGACATCTGGAGAGCAATGTCCGGGCAATAATGAGTTAATGATTCATAGAGAAAGCTGATCTGGAGTCAAACAAGAAGACATCAACAGGTGGATGACAGTTGAAATTACTAGAAGAGGCGAGCTCTCTTAAAGGGGTGATCTTGGAAAAGAAAATCACCCTGAGAAGCTGATGAAGACtctccttcagaaaaaaaaaaaaacacacacacacatataggaaTAAAATTTTTCACGAAATTTCAAGGATTTATGGACCCAAGTTGAAGAATTCCTGGTGACCCCAGGATCCTGGAAAACACCAGCATTTAAAAGCTAGATCAAGGTTTCTATGAATCAAATAGGGAAaagatggttttttaaaaaaaatcagaagtgagCAGCAGAAATCCAGTTAGATAGTGACTTTAAAAATGATCACTgttggtggggggggtggggcggaACATGGGTAATTGAAAGCTGAGCCTATGTTCCTTTCAAAAATCTCCCAGGAATCTGGCTGCAGAGGTTTTATGGATAACTCATTTCAGCAACTGAGAAACAAAATGCGTTTGTGGAATAAaaacagtctttatttcaaaaaaaaaaaaaaatgaccactgGGTTTGGTAATCAGGAATTTATTCCTAATCTTGAGCAACAATTTCAGTAGAGTGGTTGAAGTAGACAGCAGACTGAAATGGGCTCAAGAATGACCAGgagttaccatatggcccagcaaccccactactgggcatgtacccagagaaaaccataattcaaaaagacacatgcaccccaatgttcactgcagcattatttacaatagccaggtcatggaagcaacctaaacgtccatcgacagacgaatggataaagaagatgtggtacatatat
This portion of the Eschrichtius robustus isolate mEscRob2 chromosome 18, mEscRob2.pri, whole genome shotgun sequence genome encodes:
- the LOC137752235 gene encoding phospholipid-transporting ATPase IB-like, with translation MSLVSCVGAIFWNDGYGRADIWYIGKKDYDCHSFGFDILAFVILYHNFIPIILLATLEIAKYIQALFINWDEDMHFKGNNVYATARTSNLNEELGQVKYLFSDKTGTLTCNIMTFKKCTIAGIIYGNQSDRSAAGEENLSQSPCPVPEFYEFNDPTLLQNFENDHPTKDYIEEFLTLWCACHTAVPERDGNDISYQASSPDGRRIHT